The proteins below come from a single Chitinophaga pinensis DSM 2588 genomic window:
- a CDS encoding asparagine synthetase B family protein, which yields MSAIYGIIHKNGDPVSQETAHTMATAMRHRAIDGEGSWHEGHVVLGQCMLTFKAADKTQRIPLVTDDLVIVADIRIDNSPYIRKLTNSPKDATDIELLLAAFRTWGQHCVYYLNGEFAFCIWEREHNRLFLATDRVGFKSLYYYDTPDVFIFCTEQKGLLAAKPLPHYFNEESLITYHFRDGDPVATHTKYVYALLGGYGLTLEDRCIRQVRYWNPSPGKYSFDDGEECAWEMRKLLTTVVKNRISTDRPIGITLSGGLDSSSIACLLAKELAAVNKPLYAFSSVLPETAQGKDERAYIERILQHCPNIIPTFVDAAAFGPFDDISDAFNHDETFPNPFFYMDHAILRAAKEKGVGVLFTGYGGDHWVSWQGHTVIYNMLTAGRYQLVYQLIMEFAEQEQRHPFQIVKRELAAQTSIYRALRGRRRKSLNGTALRKGFIRKYRQMIDLRPVTDVFETMMDNVMSGRVGQLPAMLSNRNEAYGIISAVPLLDRTVLEYMMDVPDQMFVYNGHKRSLIRHAMEGIVPDEVLWRKDKGKYSPDFMARSLAGISRADAITQSPEYALAFEKYLSKPAMSHLAAGTELSTIRLIQGIICSKVISILQKNGYLFEGNFS from the coding sequence ATGAGCGCGATCTATGGCATTATACATAAGAATGGAGATCCGGTATCACAGGAGACTGCTCATACCATGGCCACTGCCATGCGACATCGTGCGATAGACGGCGAAGGTAGCTGGCATGAAGGTCATGTGGTGCTGGGTCAATGTATGCTGACATTTAAGGCAGCCGATAAAACCCAGCGTATACCACTTGTAACGGACGACCTGGTCATAGTAGCAGATATACGCATTGATAACAGTCCCTATATCCGTAAACTGACCAATTCCCCCAAAGACGCTACCGATATAGAATTGCTGCTGGCGGCATTTCGTACCTGGGGACAGCATTGCGTATATTATCTCAATGGAGAATTTGCTTTTTGTATATGGGAGCGCGAACATAACCGCCTGTTTCTGGCAACAGATCGTGTGGGTTTCAAATCGCTCTACTATTATGATACGCCGGATGTGTTTATTTTCTGTACAGAACAGAAAGGACTGCTGGCAGCGAAACCATTGCCGCATTATTTCAATGAAGAAAGTCTGATTACCTATCATTTCCGTGATGGGGATCCTGTCGCAACACATACAAAGTATGTGTATGCGTTATTGGGAGGCTATGGCCTGACCCTGGAAGATCGTTGTATACGACAGGTGCGTTACTGGAATCCATCACCTGGGAAATACAGTTTTGATGACGGAGAAGAATGTGCCTGGGAGATGCGGAAACTGCTTACTACCGTTGTGAAGAACAGGATCAGTACAGACCGTCCGATAGGTATTACGCTTAGCGGCGGACTGGACTCTTCCTCTATCGCCTGTTTGCTGGCAAAAGAACTTGCCGCAGTCAATAAGCCCTTATATGCATTCTCTTCCGTGTTGCCTGAAACGGCGCAGGGAAAGGATGAAAGAGCGTATATAGAACGGATACTCCAACACTGTCCGAATATCATTCCGACCTTTGTGGATGCAGCTGCCTTTGGTCCGTTCGATGACATCAGCGATGCCTTCAACCACGATGAAACGTTCCCCAACCCGTTTTTCTATATGGACCATGCGATATTACGGGCGGCAAAGGAAAAAGGAGTGGGGGTGTTATTCACCGGTTATGGCGGAGATCACTGGGTGTCATGGCAGGGACATACTGTTATTTATAATATGCTGACAGCAGGTCGTTATCAGCTGGTTTATCAGTTGATTATGGAGTTTGCAGAACAGGAGCAACGGCATCCTTTCCAGATCGTAAAAAGAGAACTTGCGGCACAAACTTCTATCTATCGTGCATTACGGGGAAGAAGACGGAAATCGCTCAATGGCACGGCACTACGAAAGGGCTTTATCCGTAAGTACAGACAGATGATTGATCTACGTCCGGTAACAGATGTTTTCGAGACGATGATGGATAATGTAATGAGCGGCCGCGTAGGACAATTACCAGCGATGTTATCCAACCGGAATGAAGCGTATGGTATCATCTCTGCGGTACCACTGCTGGACAGAACCGTGCTGGAGTATATGATGGATGTGCCCGATCAGATGTTCGTATATAACGGACATAAGCGTAGCCTGATACGACATGCGATGGAAGGGATTGTCCCTGATGAAGTACTCTGGAGAAAGGATAAAGGTAAGTATTCACCTGATTTTATGGCACGCAGTCTGGCCGGAATATCACGAGCTGATGCAATCACACAATCGCCGGAATATGCATTGGCATTTGAAAAATATCTTTCAAAACCTGCTATGTCTCATCTGGCGGCAGGTACCGAATTATCTACTATCAGACTGATACAAGGTATTATATGCAGTAAGGTTATTTCCATTCTGCAAAAAAATGGATATCTGTTTGAAGGAAACTTTTCTTAA
- a CDS encoding PqqD family peptide modification chaperone, with amino-acid sequence MSESVQTSLCKETIVRRNERNFLVSRIGEEVVLMDIHNGQYIGLNAVGSAIWEKLEQPVAIHDVVNALMQEYAISMQLCEQETLLFLQKMMQHRMLIVD; translated from the coding sequence ATGTCAGAAAGTGTACAAACGTCCCTCTGTAAGGAAACGATCGTGCGACGGAACGAGCGGAATTTCCTGGTAAGCCGCATCGGAGAAGAAGTCGTCCTGATGGACATCCACAACGGACAATACATAGGTCTCAATGCTGTTGGCAGCGCTATCTGGGAAAAACTGGAACAGCCTGTAGCTATTCATGATGTCGTAAACGCGCTGATGCAGGAATATGCGATCAGTATGCAACTCTGCGAGCAGGAAACCCTTCTTTTTCTTCAAAAGATGATGCAGCACAGGATGCTGATCGTTGACTAA
- a CDS encoding phage tail protein, with amino-acid sequence MADAYIGEIRAFGFNFTPTGWLPCNGGLYPIQSYSTLFAILGTNFGGNGTTTFAVPDLRGVAAIGINLQNPSFGVPGVKGGSENVTLTIATIPAHTHMMQAVVRTSLAQTAAAISQPGPNAYLTNAFSSGPSKGVVAYSNNTSGATLNPQAIGITGSSTPHNNMDPYLAMTYCICASGVFPQRP; translated from the coding sequence ATGGCAGATGCGTACATAGGCGAGATAAGAGCCTTTGGATTTAATTTTACGCCCACCGGATGGCTTCCCTGTAATGGCGGCCTCTATCCCATTCAAAGTTATTCAACATTGTTTGCGATCCTGGGTACCAATTTCGGCGGTAATGGGACTACCACCTTTGCGGTCCCCGATCTTCGCGGCGTTGCGGCAATAGGCATTAACCTGCAAAACCCTTCGTTCGGGGTCCCGGGGGTTAAGGGCGGCAGTGAGAACGTCACACTGACAATCGCTACCATACCTGCGCACACGCACATGATGCAGGCAGTTGTGCGTACCAGCCTGGCGCAGACGGCAGCCGCTATTTCACAACCAGGTCCCAATGCATATCTGACGAATGCATTCAGTAGTGGGCCGAGCAAGGGCGTTGTTGCTTATTCCAACAATACCTCAGGCGCCACATTAAATCCGCAGGCCATCGGTATTACCGGCAGCAGCACCCCTCACAATAACATGGACCCCTATCTGGCTATGACTTATTGTATATGCGCCAGCGGTGTGTTCCCTCAACGCCCGTAA
- a CDS encoding TetR/AcrR family transcriptional regulator, producing MPKEVLFNEVTVLQKATALFLHKGYNGTSMDDLTKATGLSRSSLYNSFGDKHSLFIRCLNYYLSDQGKMLMQAVGATNSPLKKIKIAFKYMVDVILRDDKRDGCLMVNTTTELSNVDEEVGAMVLQNTDAMVHLFQQWVKDAQQQGEISKTFTPQAIAKHLFNTYSGLRISGQARPDKKSLDDIVKVALSVLV from the coding sequence ATGCCTAAAGAAGTATTATTCAACGAAGTCACCGTGTTACAGAAAGCGACCGCTTTATTCTTGCATAAGGGGTACAATGGTACGTCAATGGATGATCTTACAAAGGCAACAGGACTGAGTCGTTCCAGTTTGTACAACTCTTTTGGTGATAAGCATAGTCTGTTTATCCGTTGTCTGAACTATTATCTGTCAGATCAGGGGAAAATGCTGATGCAGGCTGTAGGCGCAACCAATTCACCATTGAAGAAAATAAAGATCGCGTTTAAATACATGGTGGATGTAATCCTGCGGGATGACAAAAGAGATGGTTGTCTGATGGTCAACACCACAACAGAACTCTCCAATGTAGATGAGGAAGTAGGTGCGATGGTGTTACAGAATACAGATGCGATGGTACATCTTTTCCAGCAATGGGTGAAAGATGCACAGCAACAGGGTGAGATCAGCAAAACCTTTACGCCGCAGGCGATTGCAAAACATCTGTTCAATACGTATAGTGGTCTGCGTATCAGCGGGCAGGCGAGACCTGATAAGAAATCGCTGGATGATATTGTGAAAGTGGCACTTTCCGTACTCGTCTGA
- a CDS encoding HPr kinase → MHKYWGFGLLISSGIEFPELMPASSPHTDVTITIDVIPQIHATTTFSTGRITYYMNDRELVFTVGDIASYYVADGTRIIISPLTTEAEDRFLRMFVLAGAMAGILQQRKQLPLHAAGIVSAGGLTLISGHSGAGKSTTLAGLQERGYRIFTDDVTVLRQLPDDDCVRGIASYPMLKLWEQSLQTLQWNDRSFPVMPGMEKYGIFFHQHFDTQHYPVKKIILLSAGEVSEIQQEKLTGSKAFTHIVQHIYKEVLFRQPATRALCFDTISAVIRQAETHLIRRPADCDPAHLLNTVTALL, encoded by the coding sequence ATGCACAAATATTGGGGCTTTGGCCTGTTGATATCATCCGGAATTGAATTCCCTGAACTGATGCCTGCATCGTCTCCGCATACAGATGTAACCATTACAATCGATGTAATTCCACAGATTCATGCGACGACAACTTTCAGTACAGGACGTATTACGTATTATATGAATGACCGTGAGCTGGTCTTTACGGTGGGAGATATTGCTTCCTATTATGTGGCTGACGGTACCAGGATTATCATCTCGCCGTTAACAACGGAAGCGGAAGACCGGTTTCTGCGGATGTTTGTATTGGCTGGCGCCATGGCCGGTATATTACAGCAACGGAAGCAGCTGCCGCTTCATGCAGCGGGTATTGTGAGCGCAGGTGGACTGACGCTGATCAGCGGACATTCCGGAGCGGGTAAATCTACTACGCTTGCGGGGCTACAGGAAAGGGGATACCGCATTTTTACGGATGATGTCACTGTTTTAAGACAGTTACCTGATGATGATTGTGTACGGGGAATCGCTTCTTATCCCATGTTGAAGCTTTGGGAACAATCCCTGCAAACCCTGCAATGGAATGACCGCTCTTTTCCGGTGATGCCAGGTATGGAGAAATACGGTATATTCTTTCACCAGCATTTTGATACGCAGCACTATCCTGTTAAAAAAATAATACTGCTTTCCGCAGGGGAGGTCAGTGAAATTCAGCAGGAAAAGCTGACCGGGAGTAAAGCATTTACCCATATTGTGCAACATATCTATAAAGAGGTACTGTTCCGGCAACCCGCTACCCGGGCTTTGTGTTTTGATACAATCAGCGCCGTGATCAGACAGGCGGAGACCCATCTGATCAGACGGCCTGCGGATTGTGATCCTGCGCATTTGTTGAATACGGTAACTGCCTTGTTATGA
- a CDS encoding nucleotidyltransferase family protein, with amino-acid sequence MLNNEVTVVLLCCRVYLQTSAISELKTFISQHPVQWQQVYQLSTKHRVRPLVFQVLSKLSADVPAEILQQFRAYCREFLLFAVDRHQEAARIISLLQQQGIQARHYKGTDYALLLYRDIGMREFIDIDIMIDSSQTNRVTALMLAEGYEMYHEKYFRKYPAHFQRHIKEVAFGKACQRGRRFTFEFHYRPTHGLMDLQYSFADLLGPDYLQRAYTAEDYYKLMVINNGASDFFPHLRSLMDMILLYRQGPFSLSLELQPYELLWRQLAAGLLGFQTNAAPANDNTYQLLARRLRHAQPGQSYTLLQQARVRLSLAADISAKWRITHRYLTYLLRPNANDINALELPYFLYYFTKPVRLASNLLKQK; translated from the coding sequence ATGCTGAACAACGAAGTCACTGTAGTATTACTATGCTGTAGGGTATATCTGCAAACCAGCGCCATCTCCGAACTTAAAACCTTTATCAGCCAGCACCCCGTCCAGTGGCAGCAGGTATATCAGCTGAGCACGAAACATCGGGTGAGGCCATTGGTATTCCAGGTATTAAGTAAACTGTCCGCCGACGTACCGGCAGAGATCCTGCAACAATTCAGGGCTTACTGCCGGGAATTCCTCCTATTTGCCGTTGACCGGCACCAGGAAGCTGCGCGTATTATCAGCCTATTACAACAGCAGGGCATCCAGGCCCGGCACTATAAAGGAACGGATTACGCCTTACTACTGTACCGTGATATCGGTATGCGGGAGTTTATTGATATTGATATCATGATTGATAGCAGTCAGACTAACCGTGTGACTGCCCTCATGCTGGCAGAAGGCTATGAGATGTACCATGAAAAATATTTCAGAAAGTATCCCGCCCATTTTCAAAGGCATATCAAAGAGGTGGCATTCGGGAAAGCTTGTCAGCGAGGCAGAAGATTCACATTCGAATTTCATTACCGGCCTACTCACGGATTAATGGATCTGCAATATTCATTTGCTGATCTGCTCGGGCCAGATTATCTGCAAAGAGCATATACTGCTGAAGACTATTATAAGCTGATGGTGATCAACAACGGTGCCAGCGACTTCTTCCCGCACCTCCGCTCATTAATGGATATGATATTGCTGTACAGGCAGGGGCCCTTTTCTTTATCCCTGGAATTGCAGCCATATGAATTATTATGGCGACAACTGGCAGCCGGTCTACTGGGATTCCAGACAAATGCTGCGCCGGCAAATGACAACACTTATCAATTGCTGGCACGCAGATTACGACATGCTCAGCCGGGGCAATCTTATACCCTCCTGCAACAAGCCCGGGTACGATTGTCATTGGCTGCGGATATATCCGCCAAATGGCGTATTACGCATCGTTATCTGACCTATCTGCTACGACCCAATGCTAATGATATCAATGCGTTGGAATTGCCTTATTTCCTTTATTATTTTACAAAACCGGTCAGACTCGCTTCCAATCTGCTGAAACAGAAATAA
- a CDS encoding DinB family protein, with the protein MNKVYRQGAKGALLDEYERVIGELQQAITGLSDKELTTVTDPNTQDDNCRSIQTVLSHVVNSAHSYAIYILHAYGYQMVRPEKRYHLTVNDYISDLQEAFAFTLMVFQDIKDSELEQADNAQKILTRWGQVYDIEQLMEHAIVHVMRHRRQIEKFRILLGAAS; encoded by the coding sequence ATGAATAAAGTTTACAGGCAGGGCGCAAAGGGTGCCTTATTAGATGAATATGAGCGGGTTATTGGCGAATTACAGCAAGCGATCACAGGGCTCAGCGACAAGGAATTAACAACAGTTACGGACCCCAATACGCAGGATGACAACTGCCGTTCTATACAGACGGTGCTGTCGCATGTAGTCAATTCTGCGCATAGTTATGCGATCTATATTCTTCACGCCTATGGGTATCAGATGGTGAGGCCGGAGAAACGTTACCATCTGACTGTAAACGACTATATCAGCGACTTACAGGAGGCTTTTGCATTCACCCTGATGGTTTTCCAGGATATTAAAGATAGCGAACTGGAACAGGCGGACAACGCTCAGAAGATCCTGACCCGCTGGGGCCAGGTGTATGATATCGAGCAACTGATGGAACATGCCATCGTACATGTGATGCGGCACAGGCGGCAGATTGAAAAGTTCAGGATACTACTGGGAGCAGCATCCTGA
- a CDS encoding methionyl-tRNA formyltransferase, translating into MKVGIITGSDYFIPLAYTLASHGMQVCIFFSPTEDIVAQQKVQAFIHTTKLPMQTERDPDTDVYYWLETTRPEVVFVYGYRYLLDVRRFGGIPAFNIHSGPLPSFRGPSPVFWQLKTGQPTLGFSIHVLSEKFDAGTVVWAKSIPDQPHYHYAMVNQLCAQFCIEGVWGILAAIQQRLPLPEINNGNTPAKYYKRPQLQDVMINWEKMTPVEVCNLIRACNPWNRGAITIFNGQELKLMDSTPTSTQTDAAPGTILVQDDIFHIACAGGTTIKTNMLYLQDGYIPVYYAAMYGIKHGMKLG; encoded by the coding sequence ATGAAAGTAGGAATTATCACAGGCAGCGATTATTTCATTCCACTCGCCTACACACTTGCAAGCCATGGCATGCAAGTGTGTATTTTCTTTTCACCCACAGAAGACATTGTGGCTCAACAGAAAGTACAGGCATTTATTCATACTACCAAACTGCCGATGCAGACGGAAAGAGACCCGGATACAGACGTGTACTACTGGCTGGAAACCACAAGACCGGAGGTGGTGTTTGTATATGGATATCGCTATCTGCTGGACGTAAGACGTTTTGGCGGGATACCCGCTTTTAATATTCATAGCGGTCCGCTACCGTCTTTCCGCGGACCTTCTCCTGTATTCTGGCAACTGAAGACCGGACAACCCACACTGGGATTCTCCATACATGTACTCTCTGAGAAGTTTGACGCGGGTACGGTCGTATGGGCAAAAAGCATTCCTGACCAGCCGCATTATCACTATGCTATGGTCAACCAGTTATGCGCACAATTCTGTATAGAAGGCGTCTGGGGTATTCTGGCCGCTATACAGCAACGCCTGCCGCTTCCTGAAATTAATAACGGAAATACGCCGGCAAAATACTACAAACGGCCACAGCTGCAGGACGTAATGATCAATTGGGAGAAAATGACGCCGGTTGAAGTATGTAATCTGATAAGGGCGTGTAATCCGTGGAACAGAGGGGCTATTACGATCTTCAACGGACAGGAATTGAAACTGATGGACAGCACACCCACAAGTACACAGACCGACGCTGCTCCCGGTACCATTCTGGTGCAGGATGACATCTTCCATATCGCCTGTGCGGGCGGTACGACCATCAAAACAAACATGCTGTACTTACAGGACGGATACATACCTGTCTATTATGCCGCTATGTATGGAATAAAGCACGGTATGAAACTGGGGTAA
- a CDS encoding phage tail protein translates to MDNYLGEIRLFAGNFAPVNWNVCNGALLAISQYDALFSLIGTQYGGDGITTFALPDLRVRVPISMGQISASGGTGNYVLGQAAGTPNITLLTSNIPNHTHPLVAVNATATTGDPVNNMLAVTNGNNNTGPTAYPDVNLYTTLPLPGGGTTIPNALMDPASISPTGGTQAHDNMMPYVTINYIIALYGIYPSH, encoded by the coding sequence ATGGATAATTATCTGGGAGAGATCAGATTATTTGCAGGCAATTTTGCGCCTGTGAACTGGAATGTATGCAATGGAGCCTTGTTAGCTATCAGTCAGTATGATGCGCTATTCAGCCTGATCGGCACACAATACGGCGGAGATGGCATCACTACCTTTGCCTTGCCTGATCTGCGCGTGCGGGTACCTATCAGTATGGGACAGATCTCTGCCAGCGGCGGAACTGGCAACTACGTGCTGGGCCAGGCGGCAGGTACTCCCAATATTACATTGCTGACCAGCAACATTCCCAATCATACACACCCGCTTGTAGCGGTCAATGCCACAGCCACTACCGGCGATCCGGTCAACAACATGCTGGCCGTTACAAACGGGAATAACAATACCGGCCCTACTGCCTATCCGGACGTGAATCTGTATACCACCCTGCCTTTGCCTGGTGGGGGTACCACTATTCCCAATGCCCTGATGGACCCTGCGTCTATCAGTCCGACCGGTGGCACACAGGCACACGACAATATGATGCCATACGTAACAATAAATTATATTATAGCTTTGTACGGCATCTATCCAAGTCATTAA
- a CDS encoding SDR family oxidoreductase: MNRLQHKVAVITGGNSGIGFATAQLFIAEGAQVIITGRNKESVDKAVAELGQSAKGIVSDTGSMKDIKQLQAQVAAIHPAIDIIFLNAGVAKFSPIENADEAFFDEQFDINVKGSYFTVQQLLPLLKEGSSIVLNTSINAHIGMANAAIYAASKAAQLTLIRNLSAEFLSKKIRVNAVSPGPVTTPLYGKLGLSEEQLSATASGILSSIPVGRFGTPEEIAKTVLFLASDDSTFLLGAELIADGGMSTL; encoded by the coding sequence ATGAACAGGTTACAGCATAAAGTGGCAGTGATTACCGGCGGTAACAGCGGTATTGGTTTCGCTACAGCACAGTTATTCATTGCAGAAGGCGCACAGGTGATTATCACCGGTCGTAATAAGGAATCCGTTGACAAAGCGGTAGCAGAACTGGGTCAGTCAGCAAAAGGTATCGTATCTGATACTGGAAGTATGAAAGATATCAAACAGTTACAGGCGCAGGTAGCGGCGATCCATCCGGCGATCGATATCATATTTCTGAATGCGGGTGTAGCAAAATTCTCCCCTATTGAAAACGCGGATGAAGCTTTCTTTGATGAACAGTTCGACATCAACGTAAAGGGATCTTACTTCACTGTACAGCAGTTGCTGCCTTTACTGAAAGAAGGATCCTCTATCGTGCTGAATACTTCTATCAATGCCCATATCGGTATGGCGAATGCCGCTATCTATGCCGCAAGTAAAGCCGCACAGTTAACATTGATCAGAAATCTGTCCGCAGAATTCCTGAGCAAAAAGATCCGGGTGAATGCCGTAAGTCCTGGTCCGGTTACGACACCGCTGTATGGCAAACTGGGTCTGTCTGAAGAGCAACTATCTGCTACTGCCAGCGGTATATTATCCAGCATACCTGTGGGCCGCTTTGGTACACCGGAAGAAATCGCGAAAACAGTCCTCTTCCTGGCATCTGATGATTCTACTTTCCTGCTGGGAGCTGAACTGATTGCAGACGGTGGCATGAGCACTTTATAA
- a CDS encoding lasso peptide biosynthesis B2 protein — protein sequence MKRIFKASFLFAEAWVYLGVARVMLVFMPFRKIAPMLGETIYTAPAALPSSLRPHRIRAAIRRAASCAPWRTKCFEQALAGKLMLRYRRMSGVIFFGVNKTGAELKAHAWLESEGVIITGAKGIEQYTVIARFKN from the coding sequence ATGAAACGCATATTTAAAGCCTCTTTTCTGTTTGCAGAAGCCTGGGTATATCTCGGCGTCGCACGCGTCATGCTGGTATTTATGCCTTTCCGGAAAATAGCGCCCATGTTGGGAGAAACAATTTATACAGCCCCGGCTGCTCTGCCTTCTTCCCTGCGTCCTCACCGGATCAGGGCCGCTATCCGCAGAGCGGCTTCCTGTGCGCCCTGGCGTACAAAGTGTTTTGAACAAGCCCTGGCTGGTAAGCTGATGTTGCGTTACAGAAGAATGTCCGGTGTTATTTTCTTTGGTGTCAATAAGACCGGCGCAGAGCTGAAGGCTCACGCCTGGCTGGAGTCAGAAGGCGTTATCATTACGGGGGCAAAAGGAATCGAACAGTATACAGTTATCGCACGTTTTAAAAACTGA
- a CDS encoding phage tail protein — protein sequence MENYLGEIRLFPYTQIPRGWVSCSGQTLPIAQNQALFALLGVYYGGNGTTNFMLPNLNGRAIVGTGQSTSGTNYNIGQASGTETVTLVTNNLPAHSHPVKVNVSYDQGSPNTNYFANANTPSSPTQPGQNTGTVNLFSPAVTPLVEMAPSVTSTGGGLPHANRMPYLTLIYCIATQGIFPSRN from the coding sequence ATGGAAAACTATCTAGGAGAAATCCGTTTGTTCCCTTATACACAGATTCCCAGAGGCTGGGTATCCTGTAGCGGACAAACATTGCCCATTGCGCAAAACCAGGCCCTTTTTGCATTACTGGGCGTATATTATGGCGGCAATGGCACCACTAATTTTATGTTACCCAACCTGAATGGCCGCGCGATTGTCGGTACCGGCCAGAGTACCAGCGGTACGAACTATAACATCGGTCAAGCCAGTGGTACAGAAACTGTTACACTGGTCACGAATAATCTGCCCGCACACTCGCACCCCGTAAAAGTGAATGTTTCCTATGATCAGGGAAGCCCGAACACGAATTATTTCGCTAACGCAAACACGCCCAGCAGTCCGACACAACCGGGACAAAATACAGGTACTGTTAATCTTTTCTCCCCTGCGGTTACCCCTCTGGTAGAGATGGCTCCTTCTGTTACATCGACGGGCGGCGGTCTTCCGCATGCCAACAGAATGCCGTACCTGACCCTTATTTACTGCATCGCGACACAGGGCATATTCCCTTCACGCAACTAA